The Streptomyces sp. NBC_01353 genome contains a region encoding:
- the rsgA gene encoding ribosome small subunit-dependent GTPase A → MRRYGKHTDEDDIRQRPNRKGNRPRTSIRPKHEDAVEGMVLTVDRGRLTVLVDDRVVLAMKARELGRKAAVVGDRVSLVGDLSGEKDTLARIVRIGERSSVLRRTADDDDPFERVVVANADQLAIVTALADPEPRPRLIDRCLVAAYDGGLTPLLVLTKSDLAKPDELLEMYGALGVPHVVTTRDEFVDGVAAERVHEHLKGRTTAFVGHSGVGKTTLVNALVPADRRRTTGVVNAVTGRGRHTTTSALALPLDDKEGGWVIDTPGVRSFGLHHVDPSRVILAFPDLVPGTENCPRACSHDEPDCALDTWAAEGHADPARLYSLRRLLATRERREGD, encoded by the coding sequence ATGCGGCGCTACGGCAAGCACACCGACGAGGACGACATCCGCCAGCGGCCCAACCGCAAGGGCAACCGTCCCCGTACCAGCATCCGTCCCAAGCACGAGGACGCGGTCGAGGGCATGGTCCTCACCGTGGACCGGGGCCGGCTCACGGTCCTCGTCGACGACCGGGTCGTTCTGGCGATGAAGGCCCGCGAGCTGGGCCGCAAGGCCGCGGTCGTCGGCGACCGGGTCTCGCTCGTGGGCGATCTGTCCGGCGAGAAGGACACGCTGGCCCGGATCGTACGGATCGGTGAGCGCAGTTCCGTGCTCCGCCGTACCGCCGACGACGACGATCCGTTCGAGCGCGTGGTCGTGGCCAACGCCGACCAGCTGGCGATCGTCACCGCGCTCGCCGACCCCGAGCCCCGCCCGCGGCTGATCGACCGCTGTCTGGTCGCCGCGTACGACGGTGGGCTGACCCCGCTCCTCGTCCTGACGAAGTCGGACCTGGCCAAGCCTGACGAGCTCCTGGAGATGTACGGCGCGCTCGGCGTGCCGCATGTGGTCACCACCCGCGACGAGTTCGTGGACGGGGTCGCCGCCGAGCGGGTGCACGAGCACCTCAAGGGGCGGACGACCGCGTTCGTCGGGCACTCAGGTGTCGGCAAGACGACCCTGGTCAATGCCCTGGTCCCGGCGGACCGGCGGCGGACCACGGGTGTCGTCAACGCGGTGACGGGCCGCGGCAGGCACACCACCACCTCGGCGCTCGCCCTGCCGCTCGACGACAAGGAGGGCGGCTGGGTCATCGACACCCCGGGCGTGCGCTCCTTCGGCCTGCACCACGTCGACCCGTCCCGGGTGATCCTCGCCTTCCCCGATCTCGTACCGGGTACGGAGAACTGTCCGCGGGCCTGCAGCCACGACGAGCCGGACTGCGCGCTGGACACGTGGGCGGCCGAGGGGCACGCCGATCCGGCGCGGCTGTATTCACTGCGCCGACTGCTCGCGACCAGGGAGCGACGCGAAGGCGACTGA
- the aroA gene encoding 3-phosphoshikimate 1-carboxyvinyltransferase, whose product MTETSSHTDLQTDPWPAPHASGPVDATVTVPGSKSVTNRGLVLAALAAEPGWLRRPLRSRDTLLMAEALRTLGVRIEEGVGPDGTGEAWRIIPAALRGPATVDVGNAGTVMRFLPPVAALADGPVHFDGDARSHERPLHGVIDALRVLGARIDDDGRGALPMTVHGGGALDGGPVEIDASSSSQFVSALLLSAPRFNQGVEVRHVGANLPSMPHIRMTVDMLRVVGAQVDEPETGGEPNVWRVSPSALLGRDLTVEPDLSNAQPFLAAALVTGGRVTVPDWPARTTQPGDALREIFTEMGGSCELTEAGLTFTGTGRIHGIDVDLSEVGELTPGIAAVAALADSPSTLRGVAHLRLHETDRLAALTKEINELGGDVTETEDGLHIRPRPLHGGVFHTYHDHRMATAGAIIGLAVEGVEIENVATTAKTLPDFPRMWTEMLGV is encoded by the coding sequence ATGACCGAAACCTCCTCGCACACCGACCTGCAGACCGACCCCTGGCCCGCCCCGCACGCGAGCGGTCCTGTCGACGCGACCGTCACCGTGCCCGGATCGAAGTCGGTCACCAACCGCGGCCTGGTCCTCGCCGCGCTCGCCGCCGAGCCGGGCTGGCTGCGCCGCCCGCTGCGCTCCCGCGACACGCTGCTGATGGCCGAGGCGCTGCGCACGCTGGGCGTGCGGATCGAGGAGGGCGTGGGCCCGGACGGTACGGGCGAGGCGTGGCGGATCATCCCGGCCGCGCTGCGCGGCCCGGCCACGGTGGACGTCGGCAACGCCGGTACGGTCATGCGCTTCCTGCCCCCGGTCGCGGCCCTCGCCGACGGCCCGGTGCACTTCGACGGCGACGCCCGCTCCCACGAACGGCCGCTGCACGGCGTGATCGACGCGCTGCGTGTGCTCGGCGCCCGGATCGACGACGACGGGCGCGGCGCGCTGCCGATGACCGTGCACGGCGGCGGGGCGCTGGACGGCGGCCCGGTGGAGATCGACGCCTCCTCGTCCTCGCAGTTCGTCAGCGCGCTGCTGCTCTCCGCGCCGCGCTTCAACCAGGGCGTGGAGGTGCGCCATGTCGGCGCGAACCTGCCCTCCATGCCCCACATCCGGATGACCGTCGACATGCTGCGCGTGGTCGGCGCCCAGGTCGACGAGCCGGAGACCGGTGGCGAGCCGAACGTCTGGCGGGTCTCTCCTTCCGCCCTGCTCGGCCGGGACCTGACCGTAGAGCCCGATCTGTCCAACGCCCAGCCGTTCCTGGCCGCGGCCCTGGTCACCGGGGGCCGGGTCACCGTCCCGGACTGGCCGGCGCGAACCACTCAGCCCGGTGACGCGCTGCGCGAGATCTTCACCGAGATGGGCGGCTCCTGCGAGCTGACCGAGGCGGGTCTCACCTTCACCGGCACCGGCCGGATCCACGGCATCGACGTCGACCTGAGCGAGGTCGGCGAGCTGACGCCCGGCATCGCGGCGGTCGCGGCGCTGGCCGACTCCCCCTCCACCCTGCGCGGCGTCGCCCATCTGCGGCTCCACGAGACGGACCGCCTGGCGGCCCTGACCAAGGAGATCAACGAGCTCGGCGGCGATGTCACGGAGACCGAGGACGGTCTGCACATCCGCCCGCGCCCGCTGCACGGCGGTGTCTTCCACACGTACCACGACCACCGCATGGCGACGGCGGGCGCGATCATCGGCCTCGCGGTCGAGGGCGTGGAGATCGAGAACGTGGCGACGACCGCCAAGACCTTGCCCGACTTCCCCAGGATGTGGACCGAAATGCTCGGAGTCTGA